A stretch of the Hypomesus transpacificus isolate Combined female chromosome 12, fHypTra1, whole genome shotgun sequence genome encodes the following:
- the LOC124474477 gene encoding dual specificity protein phosphatase 19-like isoform X5, translating into MNSLTCEINGFSKTRLKKQSTRVTTVTGRRLIETLASQDAAHDLDVLRKFKVTHVLNVAYGVANPFPHLLHYRTVTLLDLPDTDITSYFPEGCAFIEEARAEEGVVLVHCNAGVSRSSSMVIGYLMTRERLAFNDAFSQVKAARPSICPNPGFLLQLKNYNPQASTSS; encoded by the exons ATGAATTCCCTGACTTGCGAGATAAACGGCTTCTCCAAAACTAGGCTAAAAAAGCAAAGCACGCGGGTAACCACTGTAACCGGGCGGCGGCTGATTGAGACCTTGG CCTCTCAGGATGCTGCACATGACCTGGATGTTCTGAGGAAGTTCAAG gtgacccATGTCCTGAATGTAGCCTACGGTGTGGCCaaccccttcccccacctcctccactacAGGACCGTCACCCTGTTGGACCTCCCAGACACAGACATCACCTCCTACTTCCCAGAAGGCTGTGCGTTCATAGAGGAGGCCAGGGCAGAG gaaggCGTGGTCCTGGTTCACTGTAACGCCGGAGTGTCACGCTCTTCCTCCATGGTGATAGGCTACCTCATGACAAGGGAGAGGCTAGCGTTCAATGATGCGTTCAGCCAAGTGAAGGCTGCCAGGCCATCTATCTGCCCCAACCCAGGCTTCCTCCTGCAGCTGAAGAACTACAACCCCCAGGCTTCCACTAGCAGCTAA
- the LOC124474477 gene encoding dual specificity protein phosphatase 19-like isoform X4, whose product MWCLFRSHGPSPVSPAKLLYSNRRLILTRHHRTRQPNYKTHAQSSQDAAHDLDVLRKFKVTHVLNVAYGVANPFPHLLHYRTVTLLDLPDTDITSYFPEGCAFIEEARAEEGVVLVHCNAGVSRSSSMVIGYLMTRERLAFNDAFSQVKAARPSICPNPGFLLQLKNYNPQASTSS is encoded by the exons atgtggtgcCTGTTCCGTTCACATGGCCCAAGCCCAGTCAGTCCTGCAAAATTACTTTATTCTAACAGGAGGCTAATACTAACACGGCATCATAGAACACGGCAACCTAACTACAAAACCCATGCACAAT CCTCTCAGGATGCTGCACATGACCTGGATGTTCTGAGGAAGTTCAAG gtgacccATGTCCTGAATGTAGCCTACGGTGTGGCCaaccccttcccccacctcctccactacAGGACCGTCACCCTGTTGGACCTCCCAGACACAGACATCACCTCCTACTTCCCAGAAGGCTGTGCGTTCATAGAGGAGGCCAGGGCAGAG gaaggCGTGGTCCTGGTTCACTGTAACGCCGGAGTGTCACGCTCTTCCTCCATGGTGATAGGCTACCTCATGACAAGGGAGAGGCTAGCGTTCAATGATGCGTTCAGCCAAGTGAAGGCTGCCAGGCCATCTATCTGCCCCAACCCAGGCTTCCTCCTGCAGCTGAAGAACTACAACCCCCAGGCTTCCACTAGCAGCTAA
- the LOC124474477 gene encoding dual specificity protein phosphatase 19-like isoform X2, whose amino-acid sequence MNSLTCEINGFSKTRLKKQSTRVTTVTGRRLIETLGEDGDVQQVEEPSDAAFGFVEDSCLDLQVGVVRPFLLLSSQDAAHDLDVLRKFKVTHVLNVAYGVANPFPHLLHYRTVTLLDLPDTDITSYFPEGCAFIEEARAEEGVVLVHCNAGVSRSSSMVIGYLMTRERLAFNDAFSQVKAARPSICPNPGFLLQLKNYNPQASTSS is encoded by the exons ATGAATTCCCTGACTTGCGAGATAAACGGCTTCTCCAAAACTAGGCTAAAAAAGCAAAGCACGCGGGTAACCACTGTAACCGGGCGGCGGCTGATTGAGACCTTGGGTGAGGACGGGGACGTGCAGCAGGTCGAAGAGCCATCGGATGCAGCCTTCGGATTTGTTGAAGATAGCTGCTTGGACCTGCAAGTCGGGGTCGTCCGGCCATTTCTGTTGCTTT CCTCTCAGGATGCTGCACATGACCTGGATGTTCTGAGGAAGTTCAAG gtgacccATGTCCTGAATGTAGCCTACGGTGTGGCCaaccccttcccccacctcctccactacAGGACCGTCACCCTGTTGGACCTCCCAGACACAGACATCACCTCCTACTTCCCAGAAGGCTGTGCGTTCATAGAGGAGGCCAGGGCAGAG gaaggCGTGGTCCTGGTTCACTGTAACGCCGGAGTGTCACGCTCTTCCTCCATGGTGATAGGCTACCTCATGACAAGGGAGAGGCTAGCGTTCAATGATGCGTTCAGCCAAGTGAAGGCTGCCAGGCCATCTATCTGCCCCAACCCAGGCTTCCTCCTGCAGCTGAAGAACTACAACCCCCAGGCTTCCACTAGCAGCTAA
- the LOC124474477 gene encoding dual specificity protein phosphatase 19-like isoform X1 has product MNSLTCEINGFSKTRLKKQSTRVTTVTGRRLIETLGEDGDVQQVEEPSDAAFGFVEDSCLDLQVGVVRPFLLLCETSSQDAAHDLDVLRKFKVTHVLNVAYGVANPFPHLLHYRTVTLLDLPDTDITSYFPEGCAFIEEARAEEGVVLVHCNAGVSRSSSMVIGYLMTRERLAFNDAFSQVKAARPSICPNPGFLLQLKNYNPQASTSS; this is encoded by the exons ATGAATTCCCTGACTTGCGAGATAAACGGCTTCTCCAAAACTAGGCTAAAAAAGCAAAGCACGCGGGTAACCACTGTAACCGGGCGGCGGCTGATTGAGACCTTGGGTGAGGACGGGGACGTGCAGCAGGTCGAAGAGCCATCGGATGCAGCCTTCGGATTTGTTGAAGATAGCTGCTTGGACCTGCAAGTCGGGGTCGTCCGGCCATTTCTGTTGCTTTGTGAgactt CCTCTCAGGATGCTGCACATGACCTGGATGTTCTGAGGAAGTTCAAG gtgacccATGTCCTGAATGTAGCCTACGGTGTGGCCaaccccttcccccacctcctccactacAGGACCGTCACCCTGTTGGACCTCCCAGACACAGACATCACCTCCTACTTCCCAGAAGGCTGTGCGTTCATAGAGGAGGCCAGGGCAGAG gaaggCGTGGTCCTGGTTCACTGTAACGCCGGAGTGTCACGCTCTTCCTCCATGGTGATAGGCTACCTCATGACAAGGGAGAGGCTAGCGTTCAATGATGCGTTCAGCCAAGTGAAGGCTGCCAGGCCATCTATCTGCCCCAACCCAGGCTTCCTCCTGCAGCTGAAGAACTACAACCCCCAGGCTTCCACTAGCAGCTAA
- the LOC124474477 gene encoding dual specificity protein phosphatase 19-like isoform X3: protein MQPSDLLKIAAWTCKSGSSGHFCCFVRLVCGVDVVPVPFTWPKPTSQDAAHDLDVLRKFKVTHVLNVAYGVANPFPHLLHYRTVTLLDLPDTDITSYFPEGCAFIEEARAEEGVVLVHCNAGVSRSSSMVIGYLMTRERLAFNDAFSQVKAARPSICPNPGFLLQLKNYNPQASTSS, encoded by the exons ATGCAGCCTTCGGATTTGTTGAAGATAGCTGCTTGGACCTGCAAGTCGGGGTCGTCCGGCCATTTCTGTTGCTTTGTGAgacttgtgtgtggtgtggatgtggtgcCTGTTCCGTTCACATGGCCCAAGCCCA CCTCTCAGGATGCTGCACATGACCTGGATGTTCTGAGGAAGTTCAAG gtgacccATGTCCTGAATGTAGCCTACGGTGTGGCCaaccccttcccccacctcctccactacAGGACCGTCACCCTGTTGGACCTCCCAGACACAGACATCACCTCCTACTTCCCAGAAGGCTGTGCGTTCATAGAGGAGGCCAGGGCAGAG gaaggCGTGGTCCTGGTTCACTGTAACGCCGGAGTGTCACGCTCTTCCTCCATGGTGATAGGCTACCTCATGACAAGGGAGAGGCTAGCGTTCAATGATGCGTTCAGCCAAGTGAAGGCTGCCAGGCCATCTATCTGCCCCAACCCAGGCTTCCTCCTGCAGCTGAAGAACTACAACCCCCAGGCTTCCACTAGCAGCTAA